A region of Paenimyroides aestuarii DNA encodes the following proteins:
- a CDS encoding DUF1801 domain-containing protein, which yields MNNPNTIQDYLEQVAPERQEAFHQLYETIKNNLPEGFEERFIYNNIGFVVPKSIFPAGYHCSPELPLPFINIASQKSHIALYHMGIYMQPAVYDWFVNEYPNHSKRKLDMGKSCIRFKKTDDIPFDLIAELMQKISVNDYIALYQSTLKK from the coding sequence ATGAACAATCCCAACACGATACAGGACTATTTAGAGCAAGTTGCTCCAGAACGGCAAGAGGCCTTTCACCAATTATATGAAACTATTAAAAACAACCTTCCCGAAGGTTTTGAAGAACGGTTTATTTATAACAACATTGGCTTTGTTGTGCCTAAAAGCATCTTTCCGGCTGGTTATCACTGTTCGCCCGAATTGCCTTTGCCTTTTATAAATATTGCTTCTCAAAAAAGCCATATCGCATTATATCACATGGGTATTTATATGCAACCTGCTGTTTATGATTGGTTTGTAAACGAATATCCCAACCACAGCAAAAGAAAATTAGACATGGGAAAAAGTTGTATCCGATTCAAAAAAACAGATGATATTCCTTTTGATTTAATTGCAGAATTAATGCAGAAAATTTCGGTGAACGATTATATTGCGCTTTATCAATCAACTTTAAAAAAATAA
- a CDS encoding Crp/Fnr family transcriptional regulator, with protein sequence MLLHVIQKCYHNEHLTAADYETILKKHHLVDFEKGSFLLEQAQTLNCYYILLEGAVHSFVHDSNGNPITINLYTEGEVVIDVNALFQKKKTLENWQCATNCTMLCIMFDDFQELFHAIYGFREWGRAWMANALFELKERSMEMLTLSAKQRYDKLLQQKPQLFQLIPLKHIASYLGVTDTSLSRIRKEYKT encoded by the coding sequence ATGTTGCTCCACGTTATACAAAAGTGTTACCACAACGAACATTTAACTGCTGCCGATTATGAAACAATTTTAAAAAAGCATCATTTGGTTGATTTTGAAAAAGGTTCGTTTTTGTTGGAACAAGCACAAACCTTGAATTGTTACTATATTTTATTAGAAGGTGCTGTGCACAGTTTTGTACACGACAGCAATGGCAACCCCATTACCATAAACCTTTATACCGAAGGAGAGGTGGTTATTGATGTAAATGCTTTGTTTCAAAAAAAGAAAACGCTAGAAAACTGGCAATGTGCCACCAATTGCACCATGCTTTGCATTATGTTTGACGATTTTCAAGAACTTTTTCATGCCATTTATGGTTTCAGAGAATGGGGACGCGCATGGATGGCAAATGCTTTGTTTGAACTAAAAGAACGCAGCATGGAAATGCTTACCCTTTCGGCAAAACAACGCTACGACAAATTGCTTCAACAAAAACCACAACTTTTTCAATTAATCCCTTTAAAACATATTGCGTCGTATTTAGGAGTTACCGACACCAGTTTAAGCAGAATTAGAAAAGAATATAAAACATAA